A region of Maribacter algicola DNA encodes the following proteins:
- a CDS encoding deoxyhypusine synthase family protein — translation MTKNKGAISNFIEKYYLHFNAAALVDAAKGYEEQLNNGAKMLVSLAGAMSTAELGKIFAEMIRQDKVQIISCTGANLEEDIMNLVAHSHYKRVPNYRDLTPQQEWDLLEKGLNRVTDTCIPEEEAFRRLQKHIFKIWKDADDKGERYLPHEFMYKMLLSGVLEEYYEIDLKDSWMYAAAEKNLPIICPGWEDSTMGNIFASYVLKGELKASTMKSGIEYMTFLADWYTDNSENGIGFFQIGGGIAGDFPICVVPMLYQDMERTDTPFWSYFCQISDSTTSYGSYSGAVPNEKITWGKLDIDTPKFIIESDATIVAPLIFAYLLDY, via the coding sequence ATGACGAAGAATAAGGGAGCTATCTCCAATTTTATTGAAAAATATTATTTACACTTCAATGCCGCTGCTTTGGTGGATGCCGCCAAAGGGTATGAGGAGCAGCTTAACAATGGGGCCAAGATGTTGGTCTCCTTGGCAGGTGCTATGAGTACTGCGGAATTGGGCAAAATTTTCGCGGAGATGATCCGTCAGGACAAGGTGCAGATCATTTCCTGTACCGGTGCCAACTTGGAAGAGGATATTATGAACTTGGTGGCCCATTCGCACTACAAGCGGGTGCCCAACTACCGTGACCTTACGCCACAACAGGAATGGGATTTATTGGAAAAGGGCTTAAACCGGGTTACGGACACCTGTATTCCAGAGGAGGAAGCCTTCCGTAGATTGCAAAAGCATATTTTTAAGATTTGGAAGGATGCCGATGATAAGGGAGAGCGCTACTTGCCACATGAGTTTATGTACAAAATGTTGCTTTCAGGAGTATTGGAAGAGTATTATGAAATAGATTTGAAGGACTCTTGGATGTATGCCGCTGCTGAGAAAAATTTGCCAATTATATGCCCTGGTTGGGAAGACAGTACCATGGGTAATATATTTGCATCGTATGTGCTAAAAGGGGAGTTGAAGGCCAGCACCATGAAATCGGGTATTGAGTATATGACCTTTTTGGCAGATTGGTATACCGATAATTCAGAAAACGGTATAGGATTTTTTCAAATTGGTGGAGGCATTGCCGGAGATTTCCCCATTTGTGTGGTTCCCATGCTGTATCAGGATATGGAACGCACGGATACGCCTTTTTGGAGCTATTTCTGCCAAATCAGCGATAGCACGACAAGTTATGGTTCCTACTCGGGTGCCGTACCTAATGAAAAGATTACCTGGGGCAAGTTGGATATAGACACCCCAAAATTTATTATAGAAAGTGATGCGACCATTGTTGCACCTTTAATTTTTGCTTATCTTTTGGACTATTAA
- the speB gene encoding agmatinase, producing MSTSKNYAGIPDKFAQLETAKVILIPVPYEGTTTWGKGTVNGPKAFLEASENMERYDIETDTEVYEQGIYLADAIEGHTSPEAMVNEVHKVTKDYIKRNKFVTLVGGEHSISIGTIRAFNECFDDLTVLHIDAHADLRESYAGTKFNHACAVHEASQTTNLVQVGIRSMDAIEKTLIDEDKTFFAHEMVVDEYWMDKVIEAMTDNVFITFDLDALDPSIMPSTGTPEPGGLLWYETLEFLKRVFEEKNVVGFDLVELCPNPSAKSSDFVAAKLYYKMLSYKFMGQDADEEYDNTYDVDYKSNNSLKFNDDEE from the coding sequence ATGAGTACATCAAAGAATTATGCAGGTATACCTGACAAATTCGCACAATTGGAAACCGCAAAGGTTATTTTGATTCCGGTGCCTTATGAAGGCACTACGACTTGGGGCAAGGGAACGGTGAACGGACCCAAGGCCTTTTTGGAAGCCTCCGAGAATATGGAGCGCTATGATATTGAGACAGATACCGAGGTGTACGAGCAAGGTATTTATTTGGCCGATGCCATTGAGGGGCATACCTCTCCGGAGGCCATGGTGAACGAAGTCCATAAAGTTACCAAGGACTATATAAAACGAAATAAATTCGTGACCTTGGTAGGTGGGGAGCATTCCATTTCCATAGGTACGATCCGCGCATTTAACGAGTGTTTTGATGACCTCACGGTTTTGCATATAGATGCACATGCAGATTTGAGGGAATCCTATGCCGGTACAAAGTTTAATCATGCCTGCGCTGTTCACGAGGCCAGTCAAACCACCAATTTGGTACAGGTAGGAATCCGTTCCATGGATGCCATAGAAAAGACTTTGATCGATGAGGACAAGACTTTTTTTGCCCATGAGATGGTGGTAGATGAGTATTGGATGGACAAGGTCATCGAGGCAATGACCGATAATGTTTTCATTACTTTTGACCTGGATGCGCTAGATCCTTCGATCATGCCATCTACCGGAACGCCGGAACCAGGGGGACTTTTATGGTACGAGACCTTGGAATTCTTAAAGCGGGTTTTTGAGGAAAAAAATGTGGTAGGCTTTGATTTGGTGGAGCTTTGCCCCAATCCATCTGCTAAATCCTCTGATTTTGTGGCCGCAAAGTTGTATTATAAGATGTTGAGTTATAAGTTTATGGGACAGGACGCTGATGAGGAATATGATAATACCTATGATGTGGACTATAAATCGAACAACAGTTTAAAATTTAATGATGACGAAGAATAA
- a CDS encoding arginine decarboxylase: protein MNTKYIDLIDQTYFFPQEEFTLDGDHLKFHNIPLNDLVEEYGSPLKFTYLPKISENIARAKNWFANAIKKNDYKGKYHYCYCTKSSHFQHVLHEALKNDIHIETSSAFDINIVEQLKKDGKLKDDAYVICNGFKREQYIDNIARLINNGHDNCIPIIDNYEEIELLSDSIKDTFKVGIRIASEEEPKFEFYTSRLGIGYKNIVPFYENQIKDNDKVELKMLHFFINTGIRDNAYYWNELVKCLKVYVRLKKICPSLDSLNIGGGFPIKNSLAFEYDYQYMVDEILNQINIACAEAEVPVPNIFTEFGSFTVGESGGAIYEILYQKQQNDREKWNMIDSSFITTLPDTWAINKRFIMLPINRWNDEYERVLLGGLTCDSDDYYNSEQNMNAIYLPKYKRDKPLYIGFFNTGAYQETIGGFGGLQHCLIPQPKHVLINKDENGELITTLYSPQQTAEDLLEILGYGDYQKGKKKKSTKVEKQLSN, encoded by the coding sequence ATGAATACTAAATATATTGATCTAATAGATCAGACCTATTTTTTTCCCCAGGAGGAGTTTACCTTGGACGGAGACCACTTGAAATTCCATAATATCCCTTTAAACGATTTGGTTGAGGAATATGGAAGTCCCTTGAAATTCACATATCTACCTAAGATATCGGAGAATATTGCGCGTGCCAAGAACTGGTTCGCAAATGCTATTAAAAAGAACGATTATAAGGGCAAGTACCACTACTGTTATTGCACCAAAAGTTCGCATTTTCAGCACGTATTGCACGAAGCGTTAAAAAACGATATCCATATTGAAACATCCTCGGCCTTTGACATCAACATTGTGGAGCAATTGAAAAAGGATGGGAAGCTAAAGGACGATGCCTACGTTATCTGTAACGGTTTTAAACGTGAACAGTATATCGATAATATAGCACGGTTGATAAATAACGGCCATGACAATTGTATTCCAATTATTGATAACTATGAAGAAATAGAACTGTTGTCTGATAGTATTAAGGATACGTTTAAGGTAGGTATTCGTATTGCATCGGAAGAAGAGCCAAAATTTGAATTTTATACATCCAGATTGGGTATCGGCTATAAAAATATAGTGCCATTCTACGAAAATCAGATCAAGGACAATGACAAGGTAGAACTAAAGATGTTGCACTTTTTCATCAATACGGGTATTAGGGACAATGCCTATTATTGGAACGAATTAGTGAAATGTCTCAAAGTATACGTGCGGCTCAAAAAAATCTGTCCGTCCCTAGACAGTTTGAACATTGGTGGCGGTTTCCCAATAAAGAATTCCTTGGCCTTTGAATACGATTACCAGTATATGGTAGATGAGATATTGAACCAGATCAACATAGCATGTGCCGAGGCTGAGGTGCCAGTTCCTAATATTTTTACGGAATTTGGGAGTTTTACCGTGGGCGAAAGTGGCGGTGCCATTTATGAGATCCTCTATCAAAAGCAACAGAACGACCGTGAGAAATGGAATATGATCGATTCTTCCTTCATCACTACCTTGCCCGATACGTGGGCAATTAACAAGCGTTTTATCATGTTGCCCATTAACCGGTGGAACGATGAGTACGAGAGGGTACTTTTGGGAGGGCTTACCTGTGATAGTGACGACTATTACAATAGTGAGCAGAACATGAACGCCATCTATCTACCAAAATATAAAAGGGATAAACCTTTATATATAGGTTTCTTTAATACTGGTGCCTATCAAGAGACCATTGGTGGTTTTGGCGGCTTACAGCACTGCTTGATTCCCCAGCCCAAACATGTTCTGATCAATAAGGATGAAAATGGGGAATTGATAACCACCTTATATAGTCCACAACAGACCGCTGAGGATCTTTTGGAAATTTTAGGGTATGGGGACTATCAAAAAGGGAAAAAGAAAAAATCAACAAAGGTTGAAAAACAGCTTTCAAATTAA